A window of the Thermoplasmatales archaeon genome harbors these coding sequences:
- a CDS encoding 4Fe-4S binding protein, with translation MPRVNNKCLHCAGCVGICPANAITLNEFTIEIDEKCIDCGKCIKFCPVGAMEK, from the coding sequence ATGCCAAGAGTAAATAATAAATGTCTTCATTGCGCGGGATGTGTTGGAATATGCCCCGCAAATGCAATAACATTAAATGAATTTACTATAGAGATAGATGAAAAATGTATTGATTGTGGAAAATGCATAAAGTTCTGTCCGGTTGGAGCGATGGAAAAATGA
- a CDS encoding radical SAM protein, with the protein MLPKNTKSLCPVCKKIVDAEIYEKNGKVIIRKNCEEHGKFEDVYWSDVELFEKADKYWPYEQKLKNPLYPAIDGCPFDCGLCDEHKTPTILANIDITNRCNLKCPICFANANASGYVYELSYKQVAAMLRLLMENEPKPYAVQFSGGEPTIHPHFLDMVRYASGLGFVQIQVATNGVKLAEEPDFAQKMLDAGLHTVYLQFDGVDEKVYETARGRKLFEVKKKAIEACRNTKPKLSTVLVPTIVKGVNDDQIIKIINFAIENIDVVRGINFQPVSFTGRIDEKERAKQRFTIPDLIKRIEEDTDGKITRDAWYSVPCVLPIFDIANALDKKERAKFTIHPHCGAATYVFVRGDEIIPINKFVEVDGFLEEARKIAESIEKSKFKKLKLIKAMKLSKYIDEKEMPEGMNLKDVIKEILGKRDKKSLSKFHWQSLYIGAMHFQDLYNYDIERVMRCGIHYVTPDGRIIPFCAYNSGPTYREEVEKRFSVPLTSLHVREKHAKSK; encoded by the coding sequence ATGGTAAATTTGAAGATGTCTATTGGAGTGATGTGGAGCTTTTTGAGAAAGCGGATAAATACTGGCCATATGAGCAAAAGTTAAAAAATCCTCTCTACCCTGCGATAGATGGCTGTCCTTTTGATTGCGGTCTTTGTGATGAGCATAAAACCCCTACAATCCTTGCAAACATTGACATAACCAATAGATGCAATCTTAAATGCCCAATATGCTTTGCAAATGCAAATGCATCTGGCTATGTTTATGAATTGAGCTACAAGCAGGTGGCGGCCATGCTTCGCCTCCTGATGGAAAATGAGCCCAAGCCTTATGCAGTGCAATTTTCAGGAGGGGAGCCAACAATTCATCCCCATTTTCTTGATATGGTAAGATATGCGAGCGGGCTTGGTTTTGTTCAAATTCAGGTTGCTACAAATGGTGTTAAGCTTGCGGAAGAGCCAGATTTTGCCCAGAAAATGCTCGATGCGGGATTGCATACTGTATATTTGCAGTTTGATGGGGTTGATGAGAAAGTTTATGAAACCGCAAGGGGGAGAAAACTTTTTGAAGTTAAAAAGAAGGCGATTGAGGCATGCAGAAATACAAAGCCAAAGTTAAGCACAGTCCTTGTTCCAACGATTGTAAAGGGAGTTAATGACGATCAAATAATAAAAATAATAAATTTTGCAATAGAGAATATAGATGTTGTAAGGGGAATTAACTTTCAGCCAGTATCTTTTACTGGAAGAATAGATGAGAAGGAGAGAGCCAAGCAGAGATTTACTATACCAGATTTGATAAAAAGAATTGAAGAAGATACAGATGGTAAAATAACAAGAGATGCATGGTATAGTGTGCCATGTGTGCTTCCAATTTTTGATATAGCAAATGCATTGGATAAGAAAGAGAGAGCAAAATTTACAATTCATCCTCATTGTGGGGCTGCAACATATGTATTTGTAAGAGGAGATGAAATAATTCCGATAAATAAATTTGTTGAAGTTGATGGCTTCCTTGAAGAAGCTAGAAAGATTGCGGAGAGCATTGAAAAATCAAAGTTTAAGAAGTTAAAGCTGATAAAGGCAATGAAATTGAGTAAGTATATAGATGAGAAGGAAATGCCTGAGGGAATGAATTTAAAAGATGTAATTAAAGAAATACTAGGGAAGAGAGATAAAAAAAGTTTATCAAAATTCCACTGGCAGAGCTTATATATAGGAGCGATGCATTTTCAGGATTTATACAATTATGACATAGAGAGAGTTATGAGATGTGGAATACACTATGTTACTCCGGATGGTAGAATAATACCCTTCTGTGCATATAATAGTGGCCCAACCTATCGCGAGGAAGTAGAGAAAAGATTTTCTGTTCCTCTAACTTCTCTTCATGTAAGGGAAAAGCATGCCAAGAGTAAATAA